A stretch of the Leisingera thetidis genome encodes the following:
- a CDS encoding P1 family peptidase, giving the protein MNVKPRARDLGLPFNGETGPYNAITDIKGLKVGFTTLTDQSRNIRTGVTAILPRGDASEPKPVWAGQYALNGNGEMTGTHWINDAGYFAGPICITNTHSVGMAHHGATRWMIETYEDYFCKEHASAMPVVAETYDGVLNDINSQHVTSEHAIAALNSATSGPVAEGAVGGGNGMICYEFKGGTGTASRRIEIGGETYTVAALVQANHGIRPWLNILGKPVGKMMPEDRILEQETGSIIVILATDAPLSALSLRQVAKRAAIGIGRGGSPWGNNSGDIFLALSVANEQRMPQMETALTTRTELNMGLLDPFYLAAVECVEESVVNAIVAGEDTPSFKPEGLVCKGIDTTRLSALFC; this is encoded by the coding sequence ATGAACGTAAAACCACGTGCGCGCGATCTAGGCCTGCCGTTTAACGGTGAAACCGGCCCTTATAATGCCATCACAGATATCAAAGGTTTGAAGGTCGGGTTCACAACGCTGACGGACCAATCCCGCAATATCCGGACCGGCGTGACGGCAATCCTGCCGCGCGGGGACGCGTCGGAACCCAAGCCGGTCTGGGCCGGTCAGTATGCCCTCAATGGCAATGGTGAGATGACCGGCACCCATTGGATCAACGATGCCGGTTACTTCGCGGGCCCCATCTGCATCACCAATACCCATTCTGTCGGTATGGCCCATCATGGGGCAACCCGCTGGATGATTGAAACCTATGAGGACTATTTCTGTAAAGAGCATGCCTCGGCCATGCCGGTTGTGGCAGAAACCTATGATGGCGTTCTGAATGACATCAATAGCCAACATGTCACCTCCGAGCATGCGATCGCCGCGCTGAACAGCGCCACATCCGGGCCGGTCGCCGAAGGTGCTGTTGGCGGCGGCAATGGCATGATCTGTTATGAGTTCAAAGGGGGCACGGGAACCGCCTCTCGGCGGATCGAAATCGGGGGCGAAACTTATACCGTGGCCGCACTCGTACAGGCCAACCATGGGATCCGGCCATGGCTCAACATCCTTGGAAAACCAGTCGGGAAAATGATGCCCGAAGACCGGATCCTCGAACAGGAAACCGGATCGATCATCGTCATACTCGCCACCGATGCTCCCTTGTCCGCCCTGTCACTGAGGCAGGTCGCCAAAAGGGCAGCTATCGGCATCGGGCGTGGGGGCAGCCCGTGGGGGAACAATTCGGGCGACATTTTCCTGGCGCTTTCCGTCGCCAACGAACAGCGCATGCCGCAGATGGAAACGGCGCTGACGACGCGCACGGAACTCAACATGGGGTTGCTTGATCCTTTTTACCTTGCAGCTGTCGAATGCGTGGAAGAATCCGTTGTGAATGCAATTGTCGCAGGAGAAGACACGCCGTCCTTCAAGCCCGAGGGGTTGGTTTGCAAGGGAATCGACACGACCAGATTGTCAGCGCTCTTTTGTTGA